The following nucleotide sequence is from Desulfovibrio sp. ZJ209.
CGAGCAAATGCGCGGCCGCTGCGGCGGCAATGGCGTTCTCCGCGCCGAAGGCCCCGCGAAAGGGCGTGTCAACGCTGAAACTTTCGCCCGCCAACTCAAGACGGCAGCGTCCCGCCGCGCCGTCCTCCATGGCTGCCGTATAGGGCGCCCGCCCCTGCACCGTGCTGAAAAACACCGGGCTCACGCCCAAGGCTTTGGGTTCGGCCACGAGGTCCGCATAATCCGCGCTCACAAGGGCAGTCCCCCCGGGCGCCAGGTGGGCCAGCAGGCGCGCCTTGTGCCATGCCACGCCCTTGCCGCCAAGGCCTTCGGTATGGCCCGGGCCCACATTGAGGATGACGGCGAGGTCCGGCCTGAGGATGGCCGCGAGCTCGTCCATGTCGCCCTCATGGCTGATGCCGGCCTCCATGACCCAGAAGTCCTCGTCGCCGTCCGTATCCAGCACGGCGCACGGCATGCCGATCTGGTTATTGTGGTTGAGCGGCGTCTTGGCGGTCTTGCCGCGCACGGCGAGGATGGCGGCGAGCGCTTCCTTGAGCGTTGTCTTGCCGGCCGTGCCCGTGACACAGACGACTTTTGCGGCCGTCCTGTCGCGCCAATGGGCGGCGAGGCGCCCCAGGGCCTTGACGGTGTCCGGCACCACGAGCACCGGCACGCTCAGGGCCGTCACTTCCGGCAAAGGCCGGGACGCGAGCACGGCCCCGGCGCCGCGCTCCACGGCGGATGCCGCAAAATCGTGCCCGTCCACGCGCGCGCCCGGCACGCAGACGAAGAGCGCGCCCGGGGCGGCCTCCCGGCTGTCCGTGACAGCGCGGGCGAGCACGCGGCCCTCGTGGCCGGCGCAGGCTTCCGCAGGCAGGCCGAGCGCCTGCGCCATTTCCCCAACGGTCATTCGCACCGCAAAAGCTCCCGCACCACTTCCTGGTCGCTGTAATGGTGCTTCACGCCCTTGATGATCTGGTAATCTTCGTGGCCCTTGCCGGCGATGAGCAGGGCGTCCTCCCGGCCGAGCATGGCGAGGGCCCTGGCCGTGGCCGCGCGGCGGTCGGCCTCGACCACCACTTCGCGCGCGCCCGCAAGGCCGGGCAGCACATCCTCAAGGATGGCTTCAGGCTCCTCGTTGCGCGGGTTGTCCGAGGTGAGCACGGCCACGTCCGCATGGCGCGCCACGGCCTCGCCCATGAGCGGGCGCTTCGTCCTGTCGCGGTTGCCGCCGCAGCCGAAGACCGTCACGATGCGCGCAAAACCGGCCACGCGCAGGGCAGTGAGCACATTGACGAGCGCGTCCGGCGTGTGGGCGTAATCCACAAAGACATGCAGACCCTGGGGGTTATCCACCCGCTCGAGGCGCCCGCAGACTCCGTTGAAATCTTCCAGTGCGCCCATGGCCGCGGGCGCGAGCCCGAGCTCCAGCGCCATGGCCTGCGCGGTGAGCAGGTTGGCCGCGTTGAAGGCGCCCACGAGCGGCGAGCGCAGCTCCCACTCCTCGCCGCCGAGGTGCATGCGCAAATGCGTGCCGCCGGTGCCCGAGGAGAGCAGTTCGCCCCAGAGATGCCGCCGCCCCGGCGCCCCGCGCCCGAGCCCGTAGGAAAGCGCAGTGGGACAAAGCTCCAGCAGGCGCCGGCCCCAGGGGTCGTCGGCATTGACGGCCATGGCCTTGTCCGCCCGGGGGAGCTCGAGAAAGAGCCGCGCCTTGGCCTTGAAATAGCTTTCCATGTTTTCATGGAAATCGAGATGGTCCTGCGTGAGATTGGTAAAGGCCGCACCGGCGAAAGGAAGCCCGGAGACGCGCTGCTGCGCGAGCGCATGCGACGAGACCTCCATGAACACCATGTCCACGCCGGCTTCGGCCATGCGCGCGAGCATGGCATGCAGGGAGAGCGGGTCGGGCGTGGTAAGGGGCGCGGCCTCGCTGTGGCCCGGCCAGCGGTAGGTTACGGTACCGAGCACGCCCACCCGGTAGCCCGCTGCCGTGAAGAGGTGCTCCAAGAGGGCCGCGGTGGTCGTCTTGCCGTTGGTGCCGGTGATGCCGACCACGCGCAGGGGCAGTTCCTCCGTATGCCAGCGTGCCGCCGCGAGCCGCCACAGGGCCTCGCGCGGGTCCTCGTGGGCGATGAAGCGACAGGAGGGCGAACCCGCGCCTTGCGCCGCCTCCGGCCGGCAGACGACGATGCCCGCGCCGGCCGCAACGGCCTCCGGGATAAAGCGGCTGCCGTCCTCGCTCGCCCCGGGCACCGCCACAAAGATGTCGCCGGGGCACACTTGGCGCGAATCCGCGCGGACTTCACGCACGCCGGGGCGCTCGCCGGCACGCACGGCCGCAAGCAGGGCCTCAAAATCCCGTTCCATCATCAGCGCTCCGAGAGCCAGAGGATATAGTCGGCCCGTTTGCCTTCCTCGGGCCATGCCGTGCCCGCGGGCGGGCTCTGGCGCACCACGCGGCTGCCCGTGCCCTTGAGCTCGGGCACCACGCCCGCGCGGGCGAAAAGCTCCACGGCGTTGCGCACGGACTTGCCCATGACATCCGGCACATGGCTCGCGGCGCGGGCCCGGTGGCCCGGAAGGCGCATGCCGTCCTGCGGGCGGCGCGGGGCCTGCGCCTCGGCGACGGGCGGCGCTTCGGCCCCGGGAGCGGCGGCAACCGCCTTGGGCTCCAGATAGGGGGCGTCCATGCCCACGAGCTTGAGGCCCCGCCGGCGCACCGTGTCCTTGCGGGCGGCCTCGGCCACCTGCACCTCGGTGAGCGCGCCGGTATAGGTCAGCACGCGGCTGGCGATTTCCTTGAAGGCCGGGGCCGCCACCACGCCGCCGTACTGGTTGCGCGTGGGTTCGTCCACGAAGACCACAACGAGATAGCGCGGATCCCGGGCGGGCAAGAAGCCCACAAAGGAGGCCACGCGCTTGACGCCGTAGGTGCCGGCGCGGGCGTCGGCCTTCTGCGCCGTGCCGGTCTTGCCGGCCACCTCCACGCCGGGCACGCGCGCCCGCTTGCCGGTGCCGTCGTTCTCCTCCACCACGTCGCGCATCATGTCCATGACTTCGCGCACGGTCTTTTCGTTGAAGACGCGCTCGTGCGCCTCCTCCACGCCGCCCTCCTCGCGCACGAGGCGCAGGGGCTTGTAGATGCCGTGGTTGAGCAGGGTGAGGTATGCCTGGGCCATCTGGAGCGCCGTGACCGACACGCTCTGCCCGAAGGCCGCGGACATGACATCGGCCTCGCCCCAGTCCCTCGGGCGGCGCAGGATGCCCCGGCTCTCGGCCACGGGCACGCTGGTGCGCTCGCCGAAACCCAGGGCGTGCAGGTATTTCCACGACTGCTGGGCGCCGAGCTGGAGGCCGATCTTGGCCATGCCGATATTGGAGGAATAGCGGAGCACCTTGCTCGCCGGCAGGATGCCCTGGGTTGAGGTGTCGCGGATGGAGATGTTCTTGCGCTCCCACTTGCCGCCTTCGCAGTCGATGAGCGTGTTGGGCGTGACCTTGCGCTCCTGCAGGGCCGCGGCCATGACGAAGGGCTTGAAGGTGGAGCCCGGCTCCAGCGCGTCCGCTGCAAGGCGGTTGCGGTAGACCTGCGGCGAGGACTCGCGGTAGGTGTTGGGATTGAAGAAGGGATACTGCGCCCAGGCGAGGATGTCGCCGCTCTCCACATCCACCACGAGGGCCCCGGCCCAGCGGGCGTCGAACTCGCGCGCCGCGCGGGCCACGGCCTCCTCGGCGATGAACTGGATCTGCATGTCGAGGGTCAGGGTCACGTCCTGGCCGCGGGGCTCGCTCTGGCCCTCCTCGTTGAGGTAGAAGCGCCGGCCCATGGCGTCGCGCTGGACGATCTGGCGCACCGGGATGCAGCCGAGGCGCTCTTCCAGCGAGCGCTCGATGCCCTCGAGGCCCTTGTCGTCCAGGCCCACGAAGCCGAGCAACTGGCCGGCCATGTGCTTGAAGGGGTAGACGCGGTCATATTCCTTGCTCAGGCCGATGCCCGCGAGGTCGGCCTTGCGGATGGCCGCGGCCGTGGAGTCGTCCACCTTGCGGCGGAGCCAGACGAAACGCCTGCGCGTGCGCGAGAGGTCGTCATGGAGCTTCTGCGCGTCCACGCCGAGCAGGGGCGCGAGCGTGGCCGCGGTGCGCGCGAAATCCTCGATCTCCTGCGGCTTGGCATAGACCGAGCGCGCCTCCACGCTGCGCGCGAGCACCTGGCCGTTGCGGTCATAGATGAGGCCGCGCTTGCCCGACACGAGCTCCGAGGCCATGTGCTGCCGGCGGGCCTTGTCCGCGAGCTTGGGGCCCTCGATCATCTGGAGGTGCCAGGCGCGCCCCCAGAGCGCCACCCAGATAAGGCAGAATATGACCGCCACCGCATTGATGCGCCAGCGGCTCCAGTCCACGCCGGCGGCCCATTTGGCGAGGCGCGAGGCCGGGGCCTTGGCGGGCGCGGCCTTGCCGTCCTGCCATTTGGCGGCCTTGCGCGCATCCCGGCGCGGTGCATAGGTGGCGCGATTGCGCTTGCGTGACGAAAATCCGAGCATGCCTTCCTCCGCCCGGGCCAGCTTCCTTGCGAAGCGCGGCGCCGCGGCTTGCCGTGCCCTGTGTCCCTTGAGGGCGCGGCGGCGCGATCCTTAAGACTTGTCCATGCGGCGAACCTGGCCTGGGCCCGGCTCGCGCATGTCGAATTCCTGCGCGCGGCGGCGCAGCTCATAGGGCGAGAGCAGGCGCTCCCGCTCCACTTCCAGCTTGGCGCGCAGGGCCTGGCGCTCCCGCACCTCGTTCTGCGCGATATTGATGAAATACGTCGTATCCGTGCGCTCGATGCCGCTCCAAACGAGCACGAGCCCCATCACGGGCAGCCCCAGCAGCTCCAGCGCCAGCACGGCGAGCCAGCCGCGGCCCCCCTGCGGCTTGCCCTGGCCCTTCTTGCGGCTGTTCACGCCCAACCCCGCCGGGCTTCGGCGGCCGGCGCCTCGGCGATCTTTTCCACGGCGCGCAGCTTGGCAGAACTTGCGCGCGGGTTGGCCGCGACCTCATCCGGCGAGGCTGTGAGCGGCTTTTTGCTGAGCGGGCGCACCTCGGGCGCATGGCCGCAGCGGCACACCGGCACATGCCGGGAGCAACGGCAGCCTTCGGCCCAGTGCCGCATGGCCTGCTTGACCATCCTGTCCTCCAGCGAGTGAAAGGTGATGATCACGAGGCGCCCGCCCACGGGCAGCCACTTGAGGATAGAATCCAAAAAACGGCGCAGCTCGCCGAGCTCGTCATTGACGGCCATGCGCAGGGCCTGGAACGTGCGCGTTGCCGGGTGGCGGCGCGCCTTGGCACGCCATGCCGCCGGATAGGCCTGCGCCACCAGCGCCGCAAGCTCGCCCGTGGTGCCGATGGGCGCCTTTTGCCGCGCGTCCACGATGGCGCGGGCGATACGGCCGGCCTGCGGCTCCTCGCCGAGAGTGGCGATGCACTCCTTGAGGCGCGCGAAACTTTCGCGGTTGACCCAGTGCCAGGCCGAACGCTCCCCGGAGGCCGCGTCCATGCGCATGTCCAGCGGGCCGTCGCCATGGAAGCTGAAGCCCCGTTCCGCCTCGTCCAACTGGAGCGACGACACCCCGATGTCGAGCAGCGCCCCGTTGACAAAATTCCAGCCGAGCTCTTCGAGCGCGCCCGCAAATTCGCTGTACCGGCGGTGGAAGAGATGCGCGCGCTCCCCGAAGGGGGCCAGCCGCCCGCGCGCCAGTTCCAGCGCCTCGGTGTCGCGGTCGAGCCCGCAGAGGCTGCTTTCCGGCGCCCTCTCGAGAATGGCCGCGGCGTGCCCCCCAAGGCCCACCGTCCCGTCCAGATAGCGGCCGCCCGCCACGGGCGCCAGCGCGTCCAGCGTTTCCGCAAGAAGCACCGGCACATGCCGGGGCCGCAGCTCAGGCGCCATGACGGCCGCTTCGCGCATCACAGGTCAAGAACCACATTGCGGGCCGCCAGTTCTTCACTCACATCCACGTCAGGAAGATCGTCAAAGCGGTCCTGGGCCCAGACCTCGAACTTGTCGAGCATGCCCACGAGCACGGCGTCCCGCCCAAGGCCCGCGGCGCGCAGGAGCGGCTGCGGGATGCGCACCCTGCCCTGGCCGTCGGGCACCATCTCGTGCGCGAGGCCGATGACCTTGGTCTTGAAATTGGCGAGCGCGGGGGGCGGCATGCGCAGGGCGCCCAGCTGCTCCACTATGGTGTTCCACTTGGCGGGCAGGTACGCGGTGAGGTGGCCGTAATACGCGGTCAGCCAGAAGGTGCCGGCAGCCGGGTCAGCGGCGTCGCCCCCGTGCCCGGCCGCGCCCAGCGCGTCGAGAAATTTTGGCGGCAGCACAAGGCGCCCCTTGGCGTCCATGCTGCGGTAATAGCTGCCCGTGAAAAGTGCCGCCATAATCTACCACTTTTTTAACCAGAATCACCACTTTTTTCCACTTATGCCCCAGAGCTGTCCGCCTGTCAAGGCAGTGAGGCCGCCCGCCGCGAAAGTCGCAGACAGACGGCCTCAGAAGCTGTATGGTTTCAATGGATTATGAAAGGATTTTCTTGCCTCCGGGATGACGGGCACGCAGTCAGAAAAATGTGAAGCCCTATGCGGAGTGGGCGCGGCCTTCGGCGCGGCGGGCGTCCGCCTCGCGGTCCAGCGCGCGCAGGGCCCGCGCGAGCACGAGCCACGCCTCGGGCCGGGCATTCAACCGCACGCTCCGGCGCGCGAGCATTTCGGCCATGGCCGGGTCCTCGCCGCCGTCCAGATAGAGCTCGGCGAGCTGGAGCATGGCCTGCGCGTCGCCAGGATTGCGCAGCAGGGCGTCGTGGAGCAGTTCGCGGGCCTCGGCCCCCCGCCGCTGGCGGGCGGCAAGACGGGCGAGCTGGCGCCGGGCCGTGGGGGGGGTGCCGGGGCGCGCGTCCTCCAGCGCCGCGGCGCGCTCATAGCAGCGCTGGGCCTCGGCGCGCCGGCCGCGCTGCTCATGGAGGCGCCCGAGCCTGAGCCACACATAGCGGGATTCGGGCGCAAGCTCGGCACTGCGCCGGTAATGGCGCGCCGCGGCCCGGAAGTCCCCAAGGTTCTGGCAGAGGGCGCCGAGATTGTAGGCAATCTTGGCCGCGAGCGCCGGCTCGGCCGCATGGCGGAGCGCCGCCTGGAACTGGCGGCGGGCTTCCGCGCCCCGGCCCACGGCCGCGAGGCAGACGCCGAGGGAATTGCGCGCCATGGCGTTGGCGCCGTCGGCGAGGAGCGCCAGCTTGTATTCCTCCATGGCGCCAAAAGCGTCGCCCAGGCTGTAGCGCCTGTCCGCGCTGATGTTGAGGGCCACGGAATCGCAGAGGCCCACGCGGGGCCCGGTCTCCAGCAGCAGGGCGAACTCCAGCGCCTTGAGGGCGCAGGCTTCGCTCTCGTCCTTGCGAAATTCCAGAAAGGGATGCGCCGCGAGCCCGGCGGCCGCCTGAAGGCCGGCCTCGCCGGCGGCCTCGCAGATGGCCGCATAGAGCGGCAGGCAGGCCTCGCCCTTGGCGCCCGGGTGAAACACGATGAGGCTGTTGCTGCCGTAACGGCCCATGAAGGCCGGGGCCGGCGCCTTGAGGCGCCCGGCCGTTTCGGCCAGCAGGCGCGGCGCCGCGCAAAGCCATGCCTCCATCGCGGGGGGCCCGGCCGCGTCCCCTTCCGCGCCGCTGTTTTCCCCTGCCGGCGCTAGGCGCACAATGGCGAGGGTAAACATGCGCACGGCTTCACGGGCCATGGCGAAGCGGCGCAAAAATTCCCCGTGGCTCATGGGGCCGTCGGCGGCGACGCCTGCCCCGGGGGTCTCCGTTGCGGCGCCCGGCGTGGCGTCCTCCCCGGGTGCAGCCATTTCCGGCTCCGCAGCGAGCAGGAGGCGGTCGCCCGCCTCGGGCGGGGCCGCCGGGTCTTCCAGGTGCACGATTTCGGCCAGGGCTTCGCCGTTTTCCACCCGCAAAAGCACGATGTCGCCCTTGAAAGCGCCGGCGCGGCCCTCGGGCGTGCGCGCCCGCACATGGAAGCGCTGGCCCTCCACCGCCTTGGCCTCCCTGCCGAGGCTCACACGGAGGCGGTCGAGGGCGGGTCGCCCGAGCACCACGCCCCCTTCGCGCAGGATTTGGGCAAAAGGCATCACCGCGTCCCGCGCATTCACGGTATCCGCGTCATTCCCGGCCAGGGCCCGCTCGGCGGCGTCGGCGGCGAGCCGCGCCCTGTCCCTGAGCTTGCGCGCCTGGTCGAACATGGCGAGCGAAAGCTCCGGGCCCAGCATGTCCTGCGGGTAGAGTGCGTGCCCCGCGCAGAGCCTGGGCCTGAGCTGAAGGCCGGTCACCGGGTCATGCACGCGCACGGCATCCATGCGCGAAAGCGCCTCCTGCGCGAGCCGGTGGCACGCGCCGCGCCCGATGGCGGGAAAGAGCAGGCCGATCTCGCAGGGGCCAATGCGCCCGGCCCGGGCGTCCGAGGGCAGTTCCGCAAGGCAGGCGCGGGCCTGGGCGCGCATCATCTCCTCACAAAAAGCATAGCCGAAGCTGCGGGTCAGGGCTTCTCCGTCGCGCCAGCGCAGGACGGCCATGCCGAGGCAGAGCCGGTGCAGGGGCGCGGGCCCGCTCGCGGAGCGGGAAGGGTCGCGCATGGCGGCGCGCAAGAGCTCCACCTCGGCCTCCATGCGCGCCAGAAGGGCGCCCTCGGTGATGAGGTCGGTTGCGGGGTCGCGCTCCATGGCCCGGGCCCGGGCGAGGTTTTCGAGGCACAGGGCCGCGATGGCCGGCAAGTGCGACAGGAGGCGCCGCGCCTCGCGGGCCCGAACGCCGTGCAGCATGAGCACCCCGAGGCTTTCGCCGCGCCACACGAGCGGCAGGAGCAGGCGGCGCTCGCGGCTTAAAAGCTCCGGCTCACGCGGGCCGGCGTGCGTGGGAAAATAGAGGGCGTGGCCCTCAAAGGAGAGAAAGGCGCCGAGGCCCGCACAGAGCAGGCTCTCCATTTCCATGAGGTCTGCGCGCGAAAGGATGAGCGAAGGCCGGGATTCTTGCATCAGCAGAGTCTAGACGTGGGGCGGCCGCTTGTCTAGAAAATATCTTGAAAAAGTCTCGATCCCGGCCGTTCCGGCCCTCGCCCCATAGCCCCAACATTGACAAGGGGCGGCGGGCATGTTTTTCTCAGGGGCGGCCAAAAGGCCCGGAAATTCAGGCCCC
It contains:
- the murF gene encoding UDP-N-acetylmuramoyl-tripeptide--D-alanyl-D-alanine ligase, whose product is MTVGEMAQALGLPAEACAGHEGRVLARAVTDSREAAPGALFVCVPGARVDGHDFAASAVERGAGAVLASRPLPEVTALSVPVLVVPDTVKALGRLAAHWRDRTAAKVVCVTGTAGKTTLKEALAAILAVRGKTAKTPLNHNNQIGMPCAVLDTDGDEDFWVMEAGISHEGDMDELAAILRPDLAVILNVGPGHTEGLGGKGVAWHKARLLAHLAPGGTALVSADYADLVAEPKALGVSPVFFSTVQGRAPYTAAMEDGAAGRCRLELAGESFSVDTPFRGAFGAENAIAAAAAAHLLGLSEDEICRGFAEAPLPPRRSARKELGPWRVIDDTYNANPLSMRRMLEAAAEEALGAGLPLAAVLGEMGELGAESARHHAELGRLLGRLGVDAVYWKGGHGEDVRAGLVAENPHTAPRWTPVTGPEDFVRAWVGEERFPDGAVVLFKGSRANRLEELLAALEKAQAGQGREERRVL
- a CDS encoding UDP-N-acetylmuramoyl-L-alanyl-D-glutamate--2,6-diaminopimelate ligase, translating into MERDFEALLAAVRAGERPGVREVRADSRQVCPGDIFVAVPGASEDGSRFIPEAVAAGAGIVVCRPEAAQGAGSPSCRFIAHEDPREALWRLAAARWHTEELPLRVVGITGTNGKTTTAALLEHLFTAAGYRVGVLGTVTYRWPGHSEAAPLTTPDPLSLHAMLARMAEAGVDMVFMEVSSHALAQQRVSGLPFAGAAFTNLTQDHLDFHENMESYFKAKARLFLELPRADKAMAVNADDPWGRRLLELCPTALSYGLGRGAPGRRHLWGELLSSGTGGTHLRMHLGGEEWELRSPLVGAFNAANLLTAQAMALELGLAPAAMGALEDFNGVCGRLERVDNPQGLHVFVDYAHTPDALVNVLTALRVAGFARIVTVFGCGGNRDRTKRPLMGEAVARHADVAVLTSDNPRNEEPEAILEDVLPGLAGAREVVVEADRRAATARALAMLGREDALLIAGKGHEDYQIIKGVKHHYSDQEVVRELLRCE
- a CDS encoding penicillin-binding protein — its product is MLGFSSRKRNRATYAPRRDARKAAKWQDGKAAPAKAPASRLAKWAAGVDWSRWRINAVAVIFCLIWVALWGRAWHLQMIEGPKLADKARRQHMASELVSGKRGLIYDRNGQVLARSVEARSVYAKPQEIEDFARTAATLAPLLGVDAQKLHDDLSRTRRRFVWLRRKVDDSTAAAIRKADLAGIGLSKEYDRVYPFKHMAGQLLGFVGLDDKGLEGIERSLEERLGCIPVRQIVQRDAMGRRFYLNEEGQSEPRGQDVTLTLDMQIQFIAEEAVARAAREFDARWAGALVVDVESGDILAWAQYPFFNPNTYRESSPQVYRNRLAADALEPGSTFKPFVMAAALQERKVTPNTLIDCEGGKWERKNISIRDTSTQGILPASKVLRYSSNIGMAKIGLQLGAQQSWKYLHALGFGERTSVPVAESRGILRRPRDWGEADVMSAAFGQSVSVTALQMAQAYLTLLNHGIYKPLRLVREEGGVEEAHERVFNEKTVREVMDMMRDVVEENDGTGKRARVPGVEVAGKTGTAQKADARAGTYGVKRVASFVGFLPARDPRYLVVVFVDEPTRNQYGGVVAAPAFKEIASRVLTYTGALTEVQVAEAARKDTVRRRGLKLVGMDAPYLEPKAVAAAPGAEAPPVAEAQAPRRPQDGMRLPGHRARAASHVPDVMGKSVRNAVELFARAGVVPELKGTGSRVVRQSPPAGTAWPEEGKRADYILWLSER
- the rsmH gene encoding 16S rRNA (cytosine(1402)-N(4))-methyltransferase RsmH, with translation MAPELRPRHVPVLLAETLDALAPVAGGRYLDGTVGLGGHAAAILERAPESSLCGLDRDTEALELARGRLAPFGERAHLFHRRYSEFAGALEELGWNFVNGALLDIGVSSLQLDEAERGFSFHGDGPLDMRMDAASGERSAWHWVNRESFARLKECIATLGEEPQAGRIARAIVDARQKAPIGTTGELAALVAQAYPAAWRAKARRHPATRTFQALRMAVNDELGELRRFLDSILKWLPVGGRLVIITFHSLEDRMVKQAMRHWAEGCRCSRHVPVCRCGHAPEVRPLSKKPLTASPDEVAANPRASSAKLRAVEKIAEAPAAEARRGWA
- a CDS encoding division/cell wall cluster transcriptional repressor MraZ produces the protein MAALFTGSYYRSMDAKGRLVLPPKFLDALGAAGHGGDAADPAAGTFWLTAYYGHLTAYLPAKWNTIVEQLGALRMPPPALANFKTKVIGLAHEMVPDGQGRVRIPQPLLRAAGLGRDAVLVGMLDKFEVWAQDRFDDLPDVDVSEELAARNVVLDL
- a CDS encoding tetratricopeptide repeat protein is translated as MQESRPSLILSRADLMEMESLLCAGLGAFLSFEGHALYFPTHAGPREPELLSRERRLLLPLVWRGESLGVLMLHGVRAREARRLLSHLPAIAALCLENLARARAMERDPATDLITEGALLARMEAEVELLRAAMRDPSRSASGPAPLHRLCLGMAVLRWRDGEALTRSFGYAFCEEMMRAQARACLAELPSDARAGRIGPCEIGLLFPAIGRGACHRLAQEALSRMDAVRVHDPVTGLQLRPRLCAGHALYPQDMLGPELSLAMFDQARKLRDRARLAADAAERALAGNDADTVNARDAVMPFAQILREGGVVLGRPALDRLRVSLGREAKAVEGQRFHVRARTPEGRAGAFKGDIVLLRVENGEALAEIVHLEDPAAPPEAGDRLLLAAEPEMAAPGEDATPGAATETPGAGVAADGPMSHGEFLRRFAMAREAVRMFTLAIVRLAPAGENSGAEGDAAGPPAMEAWLCAAPRLLAETAGRLKAPAPAFMGRYGSNSLIVFHPGAKGEACLPLYAAICEAAGEAGLQAAAGLAAHPFLEFRKDESEACALKALEFALLLETGPRVGLCDSVALNISADRRYSLGDAFGAMEEYKLALLADGANAMARNSLGVCLAAVGRGAEARRQFQAALRHAAEPALAAKIAYNLGALCQNLGDFRAAARHYRRSAELAPESRYVWLRLGRLHEQRGRRAEAQRCYERAAALEDARPGTPPTARRQLARLAARQRRGAEARELLHDALLRNPGDAQAMLQLAELYLDGGEDPAMAEMLARRSVRLNARPEAWLVLARALRALDREADARRAEGRAHSA